A window of Pirellula sp. SH-Sr6A contains these coding sequences:
- a CDS encoding DDE-type integrase/transposase/recombinase: MRSMVQSEDYRHLSVGSIARLASRLGKVYACTSTWYRAIQNGNWIRSRKRIYPPKPRVGLRATKPNEYWHVDTTIVRLLDGSRVYLHAILDNFSRRILAWRLNYTFETGTTAELLKEAAKGLPENTVPSAVMDLGVENVNGAVNELVSDGTIQRILAQVDIVESNSMIEAWWRQLKHQWLYLNELESANSVRKFVAFYVEQHNSVVPHFAFQGQTPDEMHFGTGANVPVDLKEKRATARTARLAHNRALSCDFCRAKTSEPALVSLQNNTS; encoded by the coding sequence ATGCGATCGATGGTGCAGTCTGAAGACTATCGTCATCTCAGCGTCGGATCGATTGCACGATTGGCCTCACGTTTAGGAAAGGTCTACGCTTGCACCTCGACTTGGTACCGAGCAATTCAAAATGGAAATTGGATCCGGTCTCGCAAACGCATCTACCCACCGAAACCGCGCGTCGGATTACGAGCTACGAAGCCGAACGAATATTGGCATGTCGATACAACCATTGTTCGATTGCTCGATGGCAGCCGCGTGTACCTTCACGCAATTCTCGACAACTTCTCGCGCCGCATTCTCGCATGGAGATTGAATTACACCTTTGAAACAGGTACGACAGCGGAACTCCTTAAGGAAGCAGCGAAGGGACTCCCCGAAAACACAGTACCCTCTGCTGTCATGGACTTGGGCGTTGAAAACGTGAATGGCGCAGTAAATGAGCTTGTTTCTGATGGCACCATCCAGCGCATTCTTGCGCAGGTCGATATTGTGGAATCGAACAGTATGATCGAAGCATGGTGGCGTCAGCTGAAGCACCAGTGGTTGTATTTGAACGAACTTGAAAGTGCGAATTCGGTTCGCAAGTTTGTTGCCTTTTACGTCGAGCAGCACAACTCGGTCGTGCCCCATTTTGCCTTCCAAGGGCAGACACCCGACGAGATGCACTTTGGGACCGGAGCGAATGTTCCGGTGGACCTTAAAGAGAAGCGTGCAACAGCGAGAACTGCGAGGTTAGCGCACAATCGCGCTCTGAGCTGTGATTTCTGTAGAGCAAAAACCAGCGAACCAGCACTTGTATCACTCCAAAACAACACGAGCTAA
- the ltrA gene encoding group II intron reverse transcriptase/maturase produces the protein MEEVLSRSNMLQALSRVVGNKGAAGVDGVTVDELPGYCREHWERHREELFSGTYRPSPVRKVEIPKPGGKGMRMLGIPTVLDRLIQQALLQVLTRLYDPMFSDSSFGFRPGRSTHQALDRAKEHIASGHRWVVDMDLEKFFDRVNHDILMSRLARQIQDKRILKLIRLYLQAGIMEGGIVSPRSEGTPQGGPLSPLLSNVLLDELDKELERRGHKFVRYADDCNIYVRSHRAGERVLNGVERFLSEKLRLTVNRAKSAVDRPWNRKFLGYTFTHHHQPKFKVSPESVKRFKGRLREELRKARGRNVRTVLAQLQPVLIGWVSYYRKSEVKKTFEELDSWLRRKLRAIYWRQWKRPPKRARELTRLGIDRVRAWVCAGNGHGPWWNAGASHMNQALPTRHLTQLGLISLVQKGTELNRR, from the coding sequence ATGGAGGAGGTGCTAAGCCGCAGCAATATGTTGCAGGCGTTGAGCCGTGTTGTCGGTAATAAAGGAGCCGCAGGCGTTGATGGGGTGACCGTCGATGAACTGCCAGGCTACTGCCGAGAGCATTGGGAACGCCACCGGGAAGAACTGTTCAGCGGAACGTATCGTCCGAGCCCTGTGCGAAAGGTAGAAATACCTAAACCCGGTGGCAAAGGGATGCGCATGCTGGGCATACCGACAGTGCTAGATCGCTTGATCCAGCAAGCTTTACTGCAAGTGCTCACGAGGCTCTACGATCCAATGTTTTCGGATTCTAGCTTTGGGTTTCGCCCAGGCCGGAGTACGCATCAGGCGTTGGATCGTGCCAAGGAACACATTGCTTCAGGGCATCGCTGGGTTGTCGACATGGACTTGGAAAAGTTCTTCGATCGCGTCAATCACGACATCCTGATGAGTCGCCTTGCACGTCAGATCCAAGACAAACGCATCCTGAAACTGATCCGCTTGTATCTGCAAGCTGGCATCATGGAAGGCGGCATCGTGAGTCCACGCAGCGAGGGAACGCCGCAAGGCGGTCCCTTATCACCGCTTCTGTCCAACGTCCTGCTCGATGAGCTGGACAAGGAGCTGGAACGCCGAGGCCACAAATTCGTTCGCTACGCTGATGACTGTAACATTTACGTTCGCAGTCACCGCGCCGGTGAGCGAGTGCTTAATGGTGTCGAACGCTTCCTGAGCGAGAAACTGCGACTGACAGTGAATCGAGCCAAGAGTGCCGTGGACCGCCCCTGGAACCGCAAGTTCCTGGGCTATACGTTCACGCACCATCACCAACCGAAGTTTAAGGTGTCTCCTGAATCGGTCAAACGCTTCAAGGGTCGCCTACGCGAGGAACTCCGCAAGGCACGAGGTCGCAATGTGCGTACGGTGCTTGCTCAGTTGCAGCCGGTCCTGATCGGTTGGGTGTCGTACTACCGGAAGAGTGAAGTGAAGAAAACGTTCGAGGAACTTGATAGCTGGTTACGCAGGAAGTTACGCGCCATCTACTGGCGCCAATGGAAGCGTCCGCCCAAACGAGCCCGCGAACTGACTCGCCTTGGCATTGACCGCGTGCGAGCGTGGGTCTGTGCTGGCAATGGTCATGGCCCCTGGTGGAATGCTGGCGCTAGCCACATGAATCAGGCCCTGCCTACTCGCCACCTCACGCAACTTGGGCTGATAAGCCTCGTCCAGAAAGGCACTGAGCTGAATCGTCGTTAG
- a CDS encoding ArsR/SmtB family transcription factor, protein MPPTSKSNDIFSAIAEPNRRGLVSLLARLGPMTVGAIVESTELSQPSVSKHLSVLFEVGVVSVDRQGKHRIYKLEAAKLKAVYDWSKSFESLWDHQLARIKTKAESRAFEARKNN, encoded by the coding sequence ATGCCGCCGACATCGAAATCTAACGACATTTTCAGCGCGATCGCTGAACCGAACCGACGAGGGCTTGTATCGCTCTTGGCTCGCCTCGGTCCGATGACCGTTGGTGCCATCGTTGAGTCGACGGAGCTTTCACAGCCATCGGTTTCTAAACACTTGAGCGTGCTTTTCGAAGTCGGCGTAGTGTCGGTCGATCGGCAGGGCAAGCATCGGATCTACAAACTGGAGGCCGCAAAATTAAAAGCCGTATATGACTGGTCCAAGAGTTTTGAATCACTTTGGGATCACCAACTGGCACGAATCAAGACGAAGGCAGAATCCCGCGCCTTTGAGGCTCGAAAGAACAACTAA
- a CDS encoding Fic family protein, translating into MNQADYQKGFPGKLVATYLTEYLNGPMAPPTQTKTLAFVPDPLPPKIDWKALQIEHFDRYSETLLALGKINGLHKRVGNAAAMLRTLWMREAKLSSEVENIHTTAEELVLAGAGRLLHPRDSSLESWNYVRALEHGIHSDLPWSSRLIREMHAILLQSVRGKNHRPGLFRDKGVYLSGPLPGAQHARFIPMPPGDELLNAIRDLEAFVNNSHDHIPPLFAVAITHYQFETIHPFSDGNGRIGRVLISRSLVKEKLLEHPVVYMSAYINENRKQYVDLLLRISQQGGQAWSDWIGFFLEAIRTQTLDAIWRSEELINLQVRFQDLLKTDGAPTRLFPVVESLFASPAMNIADLMKHTQTTKTTAGKDMERLERLGIVREITGRERERDWLAQDIVNVISKESPQQ; encoded by the coding sequence GTGAATCAAGCAGACTACCAAAAGGGTTTCCCTGGAAAACTGGTCGCCACTTATCTCACTGAGTATTTGAATGGGCCAATGGCGCCCCCAACTCAGACAAAAACGTTGGCATTCGTACCCGACCCTCTTCCTCCCAAAATTGATTGGAAGGCATTGCAGATAGAGCATTTCGACCGCTATTCCGAAACGCTCTTGGCGCTGGGGAAGATCAATGGTTTGCACAAGCGTGTTGGGAATGCGGCAGCAATGTTGCGAACCTTGTGGATGCGAGAAGCGAAGCTTTCCTCCGAAGTTGAAAATATTCACACTACGGCAGAAGAGCTTGTGTTGGCTGGGGCTGGTCGTTTATTGCATCCGCGTGATAGCAGTCTTGAAAGCTGGAACTATGTCCGAGCGCTCGAACATGGGATCCATTCTGACTTGCCATGGTCATCACGACTCATTCGGGAAATGCACGCCATATTGTTACAGAGCGTTCGCGGCAAAAATCATCGCCCAGGTTTGTTTCGCGATAAAGGAGTTTACTTGAGCGGGCCGCTACCTGGAGCTCAACACGCTCGCTTTATTCCCATGCCTCCGGGAGATGAGTTGCTCAATGCAATTCGCGATCTTGAAGCCTTCGTAAACAACTCTCATGACCATATCCCTCCTCTCTTTGCCGTTGCAATCACTCACTACCAATTCGAAACCATCCATCCATTCAGTGACGGGAACGGGCGAATAGGGCGCGTTCTCATTTCACGATCCCTAGTGAAGGAGAAACTGCTCGAGCACCCTGTTGTCTACATGAGTGCTTACATCAACGAAAATCGTAAGCAATACGTCGACCTTCTTTTACGAATCAGTCAACAAGGTGGTCAAGCTTGGTCTGACTGGATTGGGTTCTTCTTGGAGGCTATTCGAACTCAGACGCTTGATGCCATCTGGCGAAGTGAAGAATTGATTAATCTGCAAGTTCGCTTTCAAGACCTTCTTAAAACCGATGGGGCACCAACTAGGTTGTTTCCAGTCGTCGAATCCTTATTTGCTTCGCCAGCAATGAATATTGCCGATCTTATGAAACATACACAAACCACCAAAACGACAGCAGGAAAGGACATGGAGCGTTTGGAGCGTCTCGGTATAGTCAGAGAGATTACTGGACGAGAGCGAGAGCGAGATTGGCTCGCGCAAGATATCGTCAACGTTATTTCCAAGGAATCGCCTCAGCAATAA
- a CDS encoding SRPBCC family protein codes for MVSGTKPQNSFETSVIERVVEIDAPIEFAFAAILDQLGRDCEMPGGKAFPMHLETWPGGRWFRDLGDNTGHLWGHVQVIKPPTLIEITGPLMMSYAAINHLSYRLSKEGMASKLIFRHQAAGLLNTEHLDGLSLGWEYWIDRVRKLATVKAKDAS; via the coding sequence ATGGTAAGCGGCACTAAACCACAGAATAGCTTTGAGACTTCTGTAATCGAACGAGTTGTCGAGATCGACGCGCCAATTGAATTCGCATTTGCAGCGATTCTCGATCAGTTGGGGCGGGATTGCGAGATGCCGGGCGGAAAGGCGTTTCCGATGCATCTGGAAACTTGGCCAGGCGGTCGTTGGTTCCGCGACCTCGGCGACAACACCGGGCATCTATGGGGGCACGTCCAGGTCATCAAGCCACCGACACTAATCGAAATCACAGGTCCGTTGATGATGTCCTATGCAGCCATCAATCATCTCTCGTATCGACTTAGTAAAGAAGGAATGGCGAGCAAGTTGATCTTTCGCCATCAAGCTGCCGGCCTACTCAATACCGAACATCTTGATGGACTTTCATTGGGGTGGGAGTACTGGATTGACCGCGTCCGCAAACTAGCAACCGTTAAAGCGAAGGATGCATCATGA
- a CDS encoding DUF899 domain-containing protein has protein sequence MQRDIVSRDVWIEARKGLLEAEKELTRRSDEVAKLRLQLPCVRIDKDYKFETDCGASSLADLFQGRSQLLVYHFMFGPEYEAGCVSCSAIADSFNGLHLHLAGHDVTLCAVSSAPIAKLAAYKKRMGWTFPWASSGGSDFNQDFGVGFTEQQQFEIGLNYNYRDEPVWLQRSDEGMASRMQNSPVGINAAMTGTDVATYTRERPGMSAFQIESGVLYHTYSTFARGLDILWSQYQWLDRAPMGRNETAVWWRRHDEYKKSQGEVSCCCVS, from the coding sequence ATGCAACGTGATATCGTAAGTCGGGATGTTTGGATTGAAGCAAGGAAAGGTTTGCTAGAGGCAGAGAAGGAACTTACGCGTCGCAGCGACGAAGTCGCCAAGCTGCGTCTTCAACTGCCCTGCGTACGCATCGATAAAGATTATAAATTCGAAACTGATTGTGGTGCTTCATCACTCGCAGATCTTTTTCAGGGGCGAAGTCAACTGTTGGTGTACCATTTCATGTTCGGTCCCGAGTATGAAGCCGGATGTGTTTCCTGTTCTGCAATTGCTGATTCCTTTAACGGCTTGCACTTGCACCTTGCCGGTCACGACGTAACGTTGTGCGCCGTGTCGAGCGCACCAATTGCAAAGCTTGCCGCCTATAAGAAGCGGATGGGTTGGACGTTTCCGTGGGCCTCCTCAGGTGGTAGCGACTTCAATCAAGATTTCGGTGTTGGATTTACTGAACAGCAGCAGTTTGAAATCGGGCTAAACTACAACTATCGCGACGAACCTGTATGGCTTCAGCGAAGTGATGAAGGCATGGCCAGCCGAATGCAAAACTCGCCCGTTGGAATCAACGCCGCGATGACTGGAACGGACGTTGCAACTTACACACGTGAGCGTCCGGGGATGAGTGCATTTCAAATTGAAAGCGGAGTCCTCTATCACACGTATTCAACATTCGCACGCGGGCTGGATATTCTATGGTCGCAATATCAGTGGCTCGATCGCGCGCCCATGGGGCGTAACGAAACCGCGGTTTGGTGGCGACGACACGATGAATACAAAAAATCTCAAGGCGAAGTCTCATGCTGTTGCGTGTCTTAA
- a CDS encoding protein kinase domain-containing protein, with translation MGTGGGENLDDKADVKIQKVSDSNLTNRASRELVEMWRSGSQDAARVLLARYEVRLVALVASRLNRKYRGGIAPEDLVQSAMGSFFRVTRANASPSIKLESTASAWNILATFVRRKLARALERETAAKRGGGRTRISLDDLETDLSTNPSVTEANELLDEIHSMLNSDHSRLLELLLENKTQREIAEQLGVDERTIRRRIKSMQDIVRGQLASVDQRNGVLLDPTIETINLPNISYRQFVLGKLVGTGALGKVYRAILKSDGQVVAVKFMHRHLWTNPHSKLSFLREIDHASKINHRGVVKYLGWGHSPHGGPYLVSEYVDGQSLANVKPNDSSTAVEWLAQICKAVAAAHDAAVVHGDLTPNNILLDSEGRIVVTDFGFSTYSQKPIIDDAECELIASLGGTLGFAAPEQISPAFGTIGFTTDIYAIGGLAFYLLAGQSPHDSGSLLDTVADEDLILPNIPVTPAEAQLAAVAKITLKKAISSRPHLVAELFTLLTD, from the coding sequence GTGGGTACCGGAGGAGGTGAGAATCTGGACGACAAAGCGGACGTCAAAATTCAAAAAGTTTCGGATTCGAATCTGACGAACCGAGCCAGCCGTGAACTCGTCGAAATGTGGCGGTCGGGTTCACAGGATGCTGCCCGCGTACTTTTGGCCCGGTACGAGGTCCGTTTGGTTGCGTTGGTTGCGTCTAGACTCAATCGCAAGTACCGCGGCGGCATTGCTCCTGAAGATTTGGTTCAGTCTGCTATGGGCAGCTTCTTCCGAGTAACCAGAGCAAATGCCAGTCCATCCATTAAGCTTGAGAGCACGGCGTCCGCTTGGAACATCCTGGCAACATTCGTTCGGAGAAAACTGGCGAGGGCATTGGAACGCGAAACAGCGGCCAAACGCGGTGGCGGACGGACCAGAATATCGCTCGATGATCTTGAGACTGATCTAAGCACGAACCCTTCCGTAACCGAAGCCAATGAATTGTTGGATGAGATCCATTCAATGCTAAATTCGGATCATTCGCGACTTCTCGAACTTCTCTTGGAGAACAAGACTCAAAGGGAAATTGCGGAACAGCTAGGAGTCGACGAACGGACTATTCGCCGACGCATTAAGTCGATGCAAGACATCGTCAGGGGGCAACTCGCTTCCGTCGATCAGCGAAATGGAGTACTGCTCGATCCAACAATTGAGACCATCAATCTTCCCAACATCAGTTACCGACAGTTTGTACTTGGGAAACTCGTTGGCACTGGGGCACTCGGAAAAGTATATCGAGCGATATTGAAGAGCGATGGACAGGTCGTCGCTGTGAAGTTCATGCACAGGCATCTATGGACTAACCCTCATAGCAAACTATCGTTTCTGCGAGAAATCGACCATGCATCGAAGATCAACCATCGCGGCGTTGTAAAATATCTTGGCTGGGGACATTCGCCACATGGTGGGCCTTATCTTGTCAGTGAGTATGTAGATGGACAATCCCTTGCCAACGTTAAGCCAAACGACTCGTCGACCGCAGTGGAATGGCTAGCTCAGATCTGCAAGGCTGTTGCGGCGGCGCATGACGCAGCAGTTGTACACGGAGACTTAACTCCCAACAACATTCTGCTTGATAGCGAAGGACGAATCGTTGTTACCGATTTCGGTTTCTCAACGTACTCGCAAAAACCAATAATAGATGATGCTGAATGTGAGTTGATCGCATCACTTGGTGGAACGCTTGGCTTTGCCGCTCCCGAGCAGATCTCACCAGCCTTCGGCACGATTGGCTTTACTACCGACATCTACGCGATCGGCGGATTAGCCTTCTATCTGCTTGCTGGTCAAAGCCCTCATGATTCCGGCTCACTGCTCGATACTGTTGCCGACGAAGACTTGATACTACCCAACATTCCAGTTACGCCGGCAGAAGCACAGTTGGCAGCAGTTGCCAAAATTACTTTGAAAAAAGCCATCTCTTCCAGGCCTCATTTGGTAGCTGAATTGTTTACGCTGCTTACCGACTAA
- a CDS encoding type II toxin-antitoxin system ParD family antitoxin, whose protein sequence is MATKNISLTEHYSELVDSLVTSGKYKNASEVVREGLRLLEQRTSEDERRIELLQQLADVGFRQLDQGEGVVLNAGSHLATHISKLGRQAEKLAKSRKSG, encoded by the coding sequence ATGGCAACGAAGAACATTAGCCTAACGGAACACTACTCGGAGTTGGTTGACTCACTTGTGACTTCGGGCAAGTACAAGAACGCAAGCGAAGTGGTTCGAGAAGGGTTGCGATTGCTTGAACAGCGGACCTCCGAGGATGAGCGACGAATTGAATTGTTGCAGCAACTGGCCGACGTAGGATTTCGACAACTTGATCAAGGCGAAGGAGTTGTACTGAACGCCGGCAGCCATTTAGCTACCCATATCTCGAAATTGGGCCGTCAAGCAGAGAAGCTCGCCAAAAGCCGAAAGAGTGGTTGA
- a CDS encoding DUF2809 domain-containing protein gives MIRTRFAYLLAAIVVVIAGLASRRNRGQLPAFLAEYAGDTLWALMLFLLVSTLLAGRLILTRAGISLALAFLVEISQLYHAPWIDSIRQTTLGGLVLGFGFLWTDLVCYSVGIATGSLVEWGIRRVGGPKLEKVSGR, from the coding sequence TTGATTCGAACTCGATTCGCTTACCTACTCGCCGCCATAGTTGTCGTTATTGCCGGCTTGGCATCACGCAGAAACCGAGGACAGTTGCCAGCCTTCCTGGCTGAATATGCCGGCGACACGCTGTGGGCGCTGATGCTGTTCTTGTTGGTCAGCACGCTTTTGGCTGGTCGGCTGATCCTAACGAGGGCAGGAATTTCGCTGGCTCTCGCTTTCCTAGTCGAGATCAGCCAGCTTTATCACGCCCCGTGGATCGACTCGATTCGGCAGACCACGTTAGGCGGGCTGGTATTGGGGTTCGGATTTCTCTGGACTGATCTCGTTTGCTATTCGGTCGGCATTGCGACGGGATCGCTGGTGGAGTGGGGGATCAGACGCGTGGGTGGACCAAAATTGGAGAAGGTTTCTGGGCGTTAG
- a CDS encoding indolepyruvate ferredoxin oxidoreductase subunit alpha, translating into MTMVVTEPCKGCKDKACLKVCPCECFYEDADMVYIHPDECIDCEACIPECPVEAIFYEDNVPTQWLHYIELNAKRSKECPPAQPK; encoded by the coding sequence ATGACTATGGTCGTAACTGAGCCATGCAAAGGCTGCAAAGACAAGGCTTGTTTGAAGGTTTGCCCATGTGAGTGCTTTTATGAGGATGCCGATATGGTCTACATTCATCCCGATGAGTGCATCGACTGTGAAGCCTGCATTCCTGAGTGCCCTGTCGAAGCCATTTTCTATGAAGACAATGTGCCAACGCAGTGGCTGCATTACATTGAACTGAATGCCAAGCGTTCGAAGGAATGTCCGCCCGCTCAACCGAAATAG
- a CDS encoding type II toxin-antitoxin system RelE/ParE family toxin, with protein sequence MPLVVLAPAAEEDIVRILAWSHEHFGEQARLRYEALLTQAIVDIAEDPERVGSVPREELATGARTYHSWHSRQRIAKSVGTVGTPRHFLLLRITAEGQIEIGRVLHDSMDLASNLPEVYLPRP encoded by the coding sequence ATGCCACTTGTAGTACTTGCTCCGGCTGCTGAGGAAGACATCGTCAGAATCTTAGCGTGGAGCCACGAGCACTTTGGCGAACAAGCTAGATTGCGATATGAAGCATTGTTGACCCAGGCAATTGTCGACATTGCGGAAGATCCAGAACGCGTTGGTAGTGTACCGCGTGAGGAACTGGCTACTGGTGCTCGCACCTACCACTCATGGCACAGTCGACAACGAATCGCCAAATCGGTTGGCACGGTCGGCACCCCAAGACATTTCCTGTTACTTCGCATTACAGCTGAGGGCCAAATTGAAATTGGTCGAGTGCTGCACGACAGTATGGATCTTGCCTCGAACCTTCCTGAAGTCTACTTGCCACGGCCTTGA
- a CDS encoding DinB family protein has product MQSKPILILANRQCAGLVFPLLDDLRSAALVSPIAGSGNHAHWLLGHLVFSEGRYREMMEGFSNPCQSLQNKFGGGSQPDANAAGYPPYEELLGRLRSMDEEFMAWLDSTSEEELDQVLEGVPPQFELYFGTWRHMFLMRAMHWMHHRGQLADCRRAAGRPPLMI; this is encoded by the coding sequence TTGCAATCGAAACCAATTCTCATCCTGGCGAATCGTCAATGCGCTGGGCTTGTATTTCCGTTACTTGACGACTTGCGGTCCGCGGCGTTGGTTTCTCCGATTGCCGGTTCTGGCAATCATGCCCATTGGCTGTTGGGCCATTTGGTTTTTTCCGAAGGCCGTTACCGCGAGATGATGGAGGGATTTTCGAATCCCTGCCAATCGCTCCAAAACAAGTTTGGCGGAGGATCGCAGCCAGATGCCAATGCGGCTGGGTACCCGCCTTACGAAGAGCTATTGGGTCGCTTGCGATCAATGGACGAGGAGTTCATGGCTTGGCTTGATAGCACGAGTGAAGAGGAACTTGATCAAGTACTCGAGGGAGTACCTCCGCAGTTCGAGCTCTATTTTGGGACGTGGCGGCACATGTTCTTGATGCGAGCCATGCACTGGATGCACCATCGTGGCCAGCTCGCCGACTGCCGTCGCGCCGCCGGCCGACCACCGCTGATGATTTAA